One genomic segment of Hypomesus transpacificus isolate Combined female chromosome 5, fHypTra1, whole genome shotgun sequence includes these proteins:
- the si:ch1073-224n8.1 gene encoding zinc finger protein 37, with protein MTSRRSNVSCSGDMEPSPSGSNSTNSSGNRKQSIINPQNRVVSDSYYDRKVDKPGYGNSLASQVKNVTVSSLKTRLAPTIRSALTVAVDTLLGEVVLVLNETQQELINKEQENERLKVRLEVSEREMRTLQECLSSAQKLIDQLQIPYSGSQTVNQSVFAPSMSSIGSMNTTMDRNNQSPQNVNGSDARCVAGVNLGLGGPLDDSLHGYDNRDDYKMCQLSIQPDGSVTNHSLDSFHTNPSICSDSRPDDRQSQGASGGSRFEVKEEQGPGLGVNQPCRRGPGPRGDGRAGEPEQTAQSVGDLGHIHVVEEDAAARSLSYPLRHPRPARPRSGPGADGLKPVARPPGPVRSDNVSPGRAEGSAGPSTSDLAVEPDSDRPHHCLECGKTFRLISSLKKHIRIHTGEKPYPCGVCGRRFRESGALKTHLRIHTGEKPYSCSECGNSFRHLDGLRKHRRTHTGEKPYVCAICGKRLSRLQHLKHHQLIHTGERPCSCPFCHRSFKEPAALRKHVRTHRDEPGQLEPSIGTGEEIDPDAMDDMNNLHPAAPSPQMRFGEWGPEGEDSSVVDCV; from the exons ATGACTTCCAGGCGGAGTAATGTTAGTTGTAGCGGCGACATGGAACCATCTCCATCAGGTAGTAATAGTACAAACAGCAGTGGTAATCGTAAACAAAGTATAATCAACCCCCAAAACAGAGTTGTTTCAGACTCTTATTATGATCGCAAGGTAGATAAGCCAGGATACGGTAATTCCTTAGCCTCACAGGTCAAGAACGTGACAGTATCGTCTTTAAAGACACGTTTAGCTCCGACCATCCGATCTGCATTAACCGTAGCAGTAGATACCCTCTTGGGCGAGGTAGTTCTAGTTTTAAACGAGACTCAACAAGAATTGATTAACAAGGAGCAGGAAAATGAAAGACTCAAAGTGCGCCTCGAGGTATCCGAGAGAGAAATGAGGACTTTGCAAGAATGTCTGAGCAGTGCGCAAAAATTGATTGATCAGCTTCAAATACCGTACTCGGGGTCCCAGACTGTAAATCAGTCAGTCTTTGCACCCTCAATGTCCTCTATTGGGTCCATGAATACTACTATGGACAGGAACAACCAGAGCCCACAGAATGTTAATGGGTCCGATGCCCGGTGTGTGGCCGGGGTCAACCTTGGGCTGGGTGGCCCTTTGGATGACTCTCTTCATGGATATGACAACAGAGATGACTACAAAATGTGTCAGCTTTCAATTCAACCAGATGGGTCTGTGACAAATCACTCTCTGGATTCCTTTCATACCAACCCGTCTATCTGCTCTGACTCCAGGCCAG ATGATAGGCAGTCCCAGGGAGCAAGCGGAGGGTCCAGGTTTGAGGTGAAAGAGGAGCAGGGGCCTGGTCTAGGAGTGAACCAGCCATGCAGGAGAGGCCCAGGGCCCCGGGGagatggcagggcaggtgaACCAGAGCAAACAGCCCAGAGTGTGGGGGACCTGGGCCACATCCACGTGGTAGAGGAAGACGCAGCAGCCCGCTCCCTCAGCTACCCTCTCCGCCACCCAAGACCCGCACGACCACGCTCCGGCCCTGGCGCTGATGGACTGAAACCAGTAGCCAGGCCTCCGGGGCCTGTGAGGTCGGACAACGTGTCCCCAGGGAGGGCAGAGGGATCAGCGGGGCCGTCGACCTCTGACCTGGCTGTGGAACCGGACAGTGATCGTCCACACCACTGCCTGGAGTGTGGGAAGACCTTCCGCCTGATATCCAGCCTGAAGAAGCACATTCGCATCCAcaccggagagaagccctacccGTGTGGAGTCTGCGGCCGGCGCTTCCGCGAGTCGGGGGCTCTTAAAACCCACCTCCGGATtcacactggggagaagccGTACTCCTGCTCCGAGTGCGGCAACAGCTTCCGCCACCTGGACGGCCTGCGCAAGCACCGGCGCACCCACACCGGGGAGAAGCCGTACGTGTGCGCCATCTGCGGCAAGCGCCTGAGTCGCCTACAGCACCTCAAGCACCACCAGCTCATCCACACTGGGGAGAGGCCCTGCTCCTGCCCCTTCTGCCACCGCAGCTTCAAGGAGCCGGCTGCCCTCCGCAAGCACGTGCGTACCCACCGCGACGAGCCCGGCCAACTGGAACCAAGCATCGGCACCGGGGAAGAAATAGACCCAGATGCCATGGACGACATGAACAACCTGCATCCGGCTGCTCCTTCCCCCCAGATGAGGTTTGGCGAGTGGGGACCTGAAGGGGAAGACAGCTCGGTTGTGGACTGTGTGTAA